One genomic window of Candidatus Kuenenia stuttgartiensis includes the following:
- a CDS encoding transposase: MAEKFQNKYRIPSTRLQNWNYGWAGAHFITICTANREYFFDKINNGILQLSNVGVIANVLWYEIKNHTTNVELGTFIVMPNHVHGILVLNGNNNNTDTTVVETTHALSL; this comes from the coding sequence ATGGCTGAAAAATTTCAAAATAAATACCGAATACCATCTACCCGGCTACAAAATTGGAATTACGGGTGGGCAGGCGCACATTTTATAACCATTTGCACGGCAAACAGAGAATATTTTTTTGATAAAATAAATAATGGCATTCTGCAATTATCTAATGTTGGGGTAATTGCAAATGTATTGTGGTATGAAATTAAAAACCACACAACAAATGTTGAATTGGGGACATTTATTGTTATGCCCAATCACGTTCATGGTATATTGGTTTTGAATGGAAATAACAACAACACCGACACAACCGTAGTAGAGACAACGCATGCGTTGTCTCTCTAA
- the malQ gene encoding 4-alpha-glucanotransferase, protein MYKRRSGILLHITSLPSPYGIGDFGPFAYKFIDFLAETKQCLWQILPLNPTSLPYGNSPYSSCSAFAGNPIVISPDMLVEDGLLAKPDIEGGRRLPNNRTDYANTTVYKEGILQKAYKNFQIQKKEKYAFPLFCEQNAHWLDDYTLFIALKEYFQGKVWSDWPAEIKHRKPDAMVEWREKLKERTEKERFIQYIFFKQWHKLKEYCNKKNIQIIGDIPIYVTYDSADVWSHPELFKLDENKQPSFVAGVPPDYFSETGQKWGNPIYTWDFHKETEFLWWIKRIEHNMKLFDIVRLDHFRGFVAYWEIPAHEETAINGTWVEAPVEDFFTTIFKHFPNLPLIAEDLGTITPEVKLVMQMFQFPGMKLLLFAFGDDVAKNPYVPHNYEKNCVVYTGTHDNNTIKGWFKNETNEETRKKLFKYLGRDVSETNVCRELIRLAMMSVANTAIIPMQDILELDEEARMNLPATTENNWAWRLLSEQLTPSVTNALREITGIYGRS, encoded by the coding sequence ATGTACAAAAGAAGAAGCGGCATATTACTACATATAACATCACTCCCATCGCCATATGGCATAGGAGATTTTGGGCCATTCGCCTACAAATTCATCGACTTCCTGGCAGAAACGAAGCAGTGTTTATGGCAAATCCTGCCGTTAAATCCCACATCCCTCCCCTATGGAAACAGCCCCTATAGCAGTTGCTCTGCCTTTGCAGGAAACCCTATCGTAATAAGCCCGGACATGCTAGTGGAAGATGGACTGCTTGCCAAGCCGGATATTGAAGGCGGCAGACGCTTGCCGAATAATCGGACGGATTACGCAAATACTACCGTCTATAAGGAAGGCATTCTTCAAAAGGCATATAAAAATTTTCAAATACAGAAAAAAGAAAAATATGCCTTTCCGTTATTCTGCGAACAGAACGCTCATTGGCTGGATGATTACACACTATTTATTGCCCTTAAAGAATATTTTCAGGGAAAAGTATGGAGCGACTGGCCTGCGGAAATAAAGCACAGAAAACCTGACGCAATGGTTGAATGGAGAGAAAAATTAAAAGAACGAACGGAAAAAGAAAGGTTTATCCAGTACATATTCTTTAAGCAATGGCACAAGCTCAAAGAGTACTGCAATAAAAAAAACATACAAATAATCGGAGATATTCCTATTTATGTTACGTATGACAGCGCTGATGTCTGGTCGCATCCGGAATTATTTAAATTAGATGAAAACAAACAACCATCATTCGTTGCGGGGGTGCCGCCGGATTATTTCAGTGAAACAGGACAAAAATGGGGAAACCCTATTTATACGTGGGATTTTCATAAAGAAACGGAGTTTTTGTGGTGGATCAAACGTATAGAACACAACATGAAGCTCTTTGATATTGTCCGATTAGACCATTTCAGGGGTTTCGTTGCGTATTGGGAGATCCCTGCGCACGAAGAAACGGCTATTAATGGCACATGGGTTGAAGCTCCTGTTGAAGACTTTTTTACCACCATTTTTAAACACTTTCCTAATTTACCCCTTATTGCAGAGGACCTCGGCACCATAACACCGGAAGTAAAACTCGTTATGCAAATGTTTCAATTTCCCGGTATGAAACTTCTCCTGTTTGCCTTTGGCGATGATGTAGCAAAAAATCCTTATGTACCACATAATTATGAGAAAAACTGCGTGGTATATACCGGAACACATGACAACAATACCATAAAAGGGTGGTTTAAAAATGAGACAAACGAAGAAACACGAAAAAAACTTTTCAAATATCTTGGAAGAGATGTTTCCGAAACAAATGTGTGTCGGGAATTAATACGACTAGCAATGATGTCCGTTGCAAACACGGCGATCATTCCTATGCAGGACATCCTTGAACTTGACGAAGAAGCCAGGATGAATTTACCGGCAACCACTGAAAATAACTGGGCATGGAGACTGCTTTCCGAACAGCTCACGCCATCCGTAACGAATGCACTTAGAGAAATTACCGGAATTTACGGTAGGAGCTGA
- the treZ gene encoding malto-oligosyltrehalose trehalohydrolase, which produces MRIGAHYLGNGTCEFVVWAPFLKSVAVKLISPDERLLPMKKDEKGYWKACVEDVYPGACYFYQLGEKTDRPDPASYFQPAGVHQYSQVVEFDSFKWKDSKWKGIELSQLIIYELHVGTFTPQGTFDAILPRLNSLKELGVNAIELMPVAQFPGERNWGYDGAYLFAVQNLYGGPEGLMRLVNECHKHGISVILDVVYNHLGPEGNYLAEYGPYFTDKYHTPWGKAINFDDAYSDEVRSFFLQNALFWFENYHIDALRLDAIHGIYDMGAKHILEELKEKTAELSVQKKKTYYLIAESNLNDTKITRIKETGGYGIDSQWCDDLHHSLHTLLTGEITGYYCDFGETKHLVKSLGEGFAYSGEYSPFRKRRHGNSSKNCPPSQFVVFSQNHDQIGNRMLGERLSTLVSFEALKLAAGVILLSPYIPLLFMGEEYGEEAPFLYFVSHSDVPLIEAVRRGRKHEFHDFQWQGEPPDPQDSETFLTSKLNWGKKRQGHHKVLLDFYKHLIHLRKTIPAFANQDKNKLSVYGLEDEKVVFLQRGEGVDNSFTVFNFSDSEVSVKLPLQENHWKKLVDSSDEMWDGPGSLLTEKTGQFNQITLRKHSFITFIKE; this is translated from the coding sequence ATGAGGATTGGCGCACATTATCTCGGGAACGGAACGTGCGAATTTGTGGTGTGGGCGCCTTTTCTTAAAAGCGTTGCGGTAAAACTCATTTCACCCGACGAAAGACTGCTCCCTATGAAAAAAGATGAAAAAGGCTATTGGAAGGCTTGTGTTGAAGATGTATATCCGGGCGCCTGTTATTTTTATCAGCTCGGGGAAAAAACAGACAGGCCCGACCCGGCTTCATATTTTCAGCCTGCCGGAGTGCATCAATATTCACAGGTGGTGGAATTCGACTCCTTCAAATGGAAAGATAGTAAATGGAAAGGGATAGAACTTTCACAATTAATAATCTATGAACTCCATGTCGGTACATTTACTCCCCAGGGCACATTTGACGCAATACTTCCAAGATTAAACTCCTTAAAAGAGTTAGGCGTTAATGCCATTGAATTGATGCCCGTTGCGCAATTTCCCGGGGAAAGGAACTGGGGATATGACGGCGCCTATCTCTTTGCCGTGCAAAATTTGTATGGTGGGCCGGAAGGCCTTATGAGGCTTGTCAATGAATGCCACAAACATGGCATCTCGGTAATTCTTGACGTCGTATATAATCATCTTGGCCCGGAGGGAAATTATCTTGCGGAATACGGCCCGTATTTTACCGATAAATACCACACTCCATGGGGAAAGGCCATAAACTTTGATGACGCTTACAGTGACGAGGTTCGTTCATTCTTTCTTCAGAACGCGCTATTCTGGTTTGAAAATTATCATATCGACGCCTTGCGGCTTGATGCCATTCACGGTATTTACGATATGGGGGCAAAACATATTTTAGAAGAATTGAAGGAGAAAACGGCAGAACTCTCCGTTCAAAAAAAGAAAACCTATTATTTAATTGCAGAAAGCAACCTGAATGATACAAAAATAACGCGGATAAAAGAAACCGGCGGTTATGGGATAGATTCCCAGTGGTGCGATGATTTGCACCATTCCCTGCACACACTCCTTACCGGAGAGATCACAGGATATTATTGCGATTTCGGTGAAACGAAACATCTGGTAAAATCTCTCGGAGAAGGGTTTGCTTATTCAGGAGAATACTCTCCATTCAGGAAACGACGTCATGGTAACTCTTCGAAAAATTGTCCGCCATCGCAATTTGTCGTCTTTTCGCAAAATCATGATCAAATAGGCAATCGGATGCTTGGGGAACGGTTATCAACATTGGTTTCGTTCGAGGCGTTAAAACTTGCGGCCGGTGTAATACTTCTTTCCCCTTATATACCGCTTTTGTTCATGGGAGAAGAATATGGCGAAGAAGCGCCTTTTCTCTATTTTGTCAGCCACTCGGATGTTCCTTTAATAGAAGCGGTAAGGCGCGGAAGAAAGCATGAGTTTCATGATTTTCAATGGCAGGGCGAACCGCCTGACCCGCAGGACAGTGAAACCTTTTTAACATCAAAATTAAACTGGGGAAAAAAGAGACAGGGACATCATAAAGTATTGCTGGATTTTTATAAACATTTAATACATTTGAGGAAAACAATTCCTGCCTTCGCGAATCAGGATAAGAACAAACTTTCCGTGTACGGCCTTGAGGATGAAAAGGTCGTGTTTTTGCAAAGAGGAGAGGGAGTGGATAACTCTTTTACCGTATTTAATTTTAGCGATAGTGAAGTGTCCGTGAAACTTCCCCTTCAGGAAAATCACTGGAAAAAGCTTGTTGATTCATCAGATGAGATGTGGGACGGTCCCGGCTCATTGTTAACAGAAAAAACAGGGCAATTTAATCAAATCACTCTGAGAAAACACAGTTTTATTACGTTTATAAAGGAATGA
- a CDS encoding PQQ-binding-like beta-propeller repeat protein: protein MLHGRSFLFFSKPECSFARKVISYVIYIAFLFIIIFLPNTPASFCSELADSPWPMFRHNLQRTGLSPYKSIQNPVIKWTFQTEGAVTSSPCIGNDGVIYFGSKDKKLYAVSRDGKLKWTFQTQGEVESSPAVRKDGTILFGSWDGNLYALNADGSLLWKYAAEGGIISSPAIAPDGTIYFGCWDKKLHAITSDGKLKWTQRTADHIVSSPAIAPDGTVCFGSEDYFLFSMTSEGKASWSFGTRYILDASPLIRQNGDICVGSEDAKFYVFQPDGQAKWTYNTLYDIDSSAAIDTEGNLYVGSGDNNLYAFTPDGKLKWTYAARGSIRSSPAVTSDNVIYFASGDKKVYALDQNSNLKWSITTGDAVESSPCIDKDGTVYIGSNDGKLYAIGEKNASN, encoded by the coding sequence ATGTTACATGGCCGTTCTTTTCTGTTTTTTTCAAAACCTGAATGCAGCTTCGCAAGAAAAGTCATTTCCTATGTTATTTACATAGCATTCCTTTTCATTATAATCTTCCTGCCAAACACACCTGCATCATTTTGCTCGGAACTTGCGGATAGTCCATGGCCTATGTTTCGGCACAATTTACAACGTACCGGATTAAGTCCTTATAAAAGCATTCAAAATCCGGTGATAAAATGGACATTTCAAACAGAAGGAGCTGTGACCTCTTCACCATGCATTGGAAATGACGGCGTTATTTACTTTGGCTCTAAGGATAAAAAACTTTACGCTGTATCCAGGGACGGCAAACTAAAGTGGACATTTCAAACACAGGGAGAGGTTGAATCTTCCCCCGCAGTAAGAAAGGACGGAACAATTCTGTTCGGGTCATGGGATGGCAACCTTTATGCTTTAAATGCCGACGGGAGTTTATTGTGGAAATATGCAGCCGAAGGAGGGATTATTTCGTCTCCGGCAATAGCGCCGGATGGAACAATTTATTTTGGATGCTGGGATAAAAAATTACATGCAATTACTTCAGACGGAAAATTAAAATGGACTCAGCGAACCGCGGACCACATAGTTTCATCTCCGGCAATAGCACCGGATGGTACGGTATGCTTCGGCTCTGAGGATTACTTTTTATTTTCCATGACGTCTGAAGGAAAGGCATCATGGAGTTTCGGAACACGGTATATTCTGGATGCATCCCCCTTAATCAGACAAAATGGTGATATCTGCGTAGGGTCAGAAGATGCAAAGTTTTATGTTTTTCAACCCGATGGTCAAGCAAAATGGACATACAATACCTTATATGATATTGATTCATCCGCTGCAATCGATACGGAAGGAAACCTTTACGTTGGTTCAGGGGATAATAATCTCTATGCATTTACCCCCGATGGAAAGTTGAAATGGACATATGCGGCAAGAGGCTCAATTCGTTCTTCACCAGCGGTTACATCAGACAATGTTATATATTTCGCATCGGGAGATAAAAAAGTTTACGCATTGGACCAAAACAGCAATTTGAAATGGTCTATCACTACCGGAGATGCGGTCGAATCATCGCCCTGCATTGACAAAGACGGCACAGTATATATCGGTTCCAATGATGGAAAGCTCTATGCTATAGGTGAAAAAAACGCCAGTAACTAA
- the hisB gene encoding imidazoleglycerol-phosphate dehydratase HisB translates to MKKRIAKIERKTKETQIELVLNIDGEGICNVSTGIGFLDHMLELLTKHALFNLDITAHGDIQVDGHHTVEDIGICLGLGIKEALGDKKGIRRFSNASIPMQETLANVAIDISGRSALVFNANFHNEKIGNFDVELIREFLEAFTTNAGVNLHINISYGTNSHHMAEAVFKGMAKVLCEAVRLDERITGIPSTKGVL, encoded by the coding sequence ATGAAAAAAAGAATTGCAAAAATCGAAAGAAAGACCAAAGAAACACAAATTGAGTTGGTTTTGAATATTGACGGAGAAGGAATATGCAACGTTAGTACAGGGATTGGTTTCCTGGACCACATGCTCGAATTATTAACCAAACATGCCTTATTTAATCTGGATATTACCGCACATGGTGATATTCAGGTAGATGGCCACCACACGGTTGAAGATATTGGGATATGCCTTGGCCTGGGAATAAAGGAGGCATTGGGCGACAAAAAAGGAATCCGGCGTTTTTCAAACGCCAGTATCCCCATGCAGGAAACGCTGGCAAATGTAGCCATAGACATAAGCGGAAGGTCTGCACTGGTATTTAATGCAAACTTTCATAATGAAAAGATTGGCAATTTTGATGTAGAACTTATTCGGGAATTTCTTGAAGCATTCACAACGAATGCAGGCGTTAATTTACACATAAATATTTCTTACGGTACAAATTCCCACCATATGGCTGAGGCGGTGTTCAAAGGCATGGCAAAGGTATTGTGCGAAGCCGTCCGCCTTGATGAACGCATAACCGGCATACCTTCAACGAAAGGAGTACTTTAA
- the treY gene encoding malto-oligosyltrehalose synthase, producing MIQAHFRTPRIPIATYRLQLNKHFTFHDAKEIVAYLHALGISDIYCSPYLKAREGSLHGYDIVDNHSLNPEIGTEQEMDELSRELEHYGMGHIFDLVPNHMGIADKENAWWMDVLENGMSSCYANFFDIDWDPIKDELKNKILLPVLGDQYGNVLDNQELTLTFENGSFFILYYHHKFPIRPQTYPEILKYRLEELEKTLPEENLHLTEFLSILTAIDHLPAYTETAEEKIRERRREKEVIKKRLHTLYNESTEIRNFIDKNVLLFNGQKGGTESFDLLDNLLDKQVYRLSHWRVATEEINYRRFFDISELAATRVEEPDVFRETHELVFRLIRQGKVTGLRVDHPDGLYCPPEYFKELQKNCYLLTFGGNGKNSKNNRASEDEQSEERAALTKQYHEILAREPHYKPFYIVGEKILGRSERIPEDWPIFGTTGYDFIATVNGIFVETKNAKEFDKIYSRFIKETIHFHEIVYEKKRLIMQVAMSSEINTLGHYLNRISEKNRHTRDFTLNSLTYAIIEVIACFPVYRTYIHSSEVNEPDKRYIEHAVSKARQKNPALNESIFFFLKDVLLNNYPGYFNEEGKKAWLNFTMKFQQITGPVMAKGVEDTVFYVYNRLISLNEVGGSPDWFGTSIEAFHGQNTERAKSWQHSMLATSTHDTKRSEDVRARINVLSEIPAKWRECLIKWSRNNKKHKYLAGDLAAPSKNEEYLFYQTLIGAWPFEPMDDSGYEIFKNRIKEYMLKASREAKENTSWINPNTVYEEALMHFIDNVMNRKQNNAFLHDFKKFQEEISHYGIYNSIAQTLLKITSPGVPDIYQGNEIWSFCLVDPDNRMPVDYGLRMSMLEELKEQETSGGIQALITNMMRNREKGLIKLYVTHKALTFRKENRELFETGNYTPLEAAGTKENNVCAYARNSNTKTAIVVAPRFMTQILSHPEELPFGKDVWEDTFLSLPFEDNAAGYQNIFTGEVAKTTIHNNAKGIFLSEIFTTFPVALMERIC from the coding sequence ATGATACAAGCACACTTTCGCACCCCACGCATACCTATTGCCACCTACAGATTACAACTCAATAAACATTTTACCTTCCATGACGCAAAAGAAATAGTCGCCTATCTGCATGCTTTGGGCATAAGCGATATATATTGTTCTCCTTACCTGAAGGCCAGGGAGGGCAGCCTTCACGGGTATGACATCGTTGACAACCATTCATTGAATCCTGAAATCGGCACAGAACAGGAAATGGATGAATTATCCCGCGAGCTTGAGCATTATGGAATGGGGCACATATTTGATCTGGTGCCAAACCATATGGGTATTGCCGATAAAGAAAATGCATGGTGGATGGATGTGCTGGAAAACGGGATGAGTTCCTGTTATGCGAATTTTTTCGATATAGACTGGGATCCTATAAAGGATGAATTAAAAAATAAAATACTCCTTCCCGTCCTGGGAGATCAATACGGCAACGTCCTTGATAATCAGGAATTAACCCTGACGTTTGAAAACGGCTCTTTTTTTATACTTTACTACCATCACAAATTCCCCATACGACCACAAACATATCCGGAGATTTTAAAATACCGACTGGAGGAATTAGAAAAAACCTTACCGGAGGAAAACCTTCATCTGACGGAGTTTTTAAGCATTTTAACCGCTATTGACCATCTTCCCGCATACACGGAAACAGCAGAAGAAAAAATCAGGGAACGACGACGCGAAAAAGAGGTGATTAAAAAACGACTCCACACCCTTTACAACGAAAGCACGGAGATCCGAAATTTTATCGATAAAAATGTGCTGCTGTTTAACGGACAAAAAGGAGGCACGGAAAGCTTCGATCTCCTCGACAATCTGCTGGATAAACAGGTGTACCGGCTTTCCCACTGGCGAGTCGCCACCGAGGAGATTAATTACCGGCGGTTTTTTGATATAAGCGAACTCGCAGCAACCAGGGTAGAAGAGCCAGACGTCTTTCGGGAAACCCACGAACTTGTGTTTCGCCTCATCCGGCAAGGTAAAGTAACAGGGCTGCGGGTAGATCATCCCGATGGATTATACTGTCCGCCTGAATATTTTAAAGAATTACAAAAGAACTGCTATCTCCTTACTTTTGGTGGAAACGGGAAAAATTCAAAAAATAATCGCGCATCAGAGGATGAACAATCAGAGGAAAGGGCGGCGCTGACAAAGCAATACCATGAGATACTTGCAAGGGAACCGCACTATAAACCATTCTATATTGTGGGAGAAAAAATACTGGGAAGGTCAGAAAGGATACCGGAAGACTGGCCGATTTTTGGCACAACAGGATACGACTTTATTGCCACGGTGAACGGCATATTTGTTGAAACAAAGAATGCAAAGGAATTTGACAAAATATACTCCAGGTTTATTAAAGAGACGATACACTTTCATGAGATTGTCTATGAAAAAAAGAGGCTCATTATGCAAGTGGCAATGTCTAGCGAAATCAACACACTGGGGCACTATCTGAACCGTATCTCTGAAAAAAACAGGCATACCAGAGATTTTACGCTCAATAGCCTGACCTACGCAATTATTGAAGTAATCGCATGTTTTCCCGTATACCGGACATACATTCATTCCTCAGAGGTAAACGAACCGGATAAACGTTATATTGAACATGCTGTTTCTAAAGCAAGGCAAAAAAATCCCGCCCTTAATGAATCGATTTTTTTCTTCCTTAAAGACGTGCTTCTCAACAATTATCCCGGATATTTTAACGAGGAAGGCAAAAAAGCATGGCTTAATTTTACCATGAAATTTCAACAAATTACGGGCCCGGTTATGGCAAAAGGGGTAGAGGATACTGTTTTTTATGTATACAACCGCCTCATTTCACTGAACGAAGTTGGCGGCAGTCCCGATTGGTTTGGGACTTCAATCGAAGCCTTTCACGGACAAAATACGGAAAGGGCAAAATCATGGCAACATTCCATGTTAGCCACTTCCACACATGATACCAAACGAAGCGAAGACGTCAGGGCGCGCATCAACGTCCTCTCCGAAATACCGGCAAAATGGAGAGAATGTCTGATAAAATGGAGCAGAAACAATAAAAAACACAAATATCTTGCAGGAGACCTAGCCGCCCCTAGCAAAAATGAAGAGTATTTATTTTATCAAACACTTATTGGCGCCTGGCCTTTTGAACCAATGGACGATTCAGGGTATGAAATCTTCAAAAACAGGATTAAGGAATACATGCTCAAAGCGTCACGCGAGGCAAAGGAAAATACGAGCTGGATAAACCCAAATACGGTATATGAAGAGGCATTAATGCACTTCATTGACAACGTAATGAACAGGAAGCAAAATAATGCTTTTTTGCATGATTTTAAAAAGTTTCAGGAAGAGATTTCTCATTACGGCATATATAATTCGATCGCACAGACGTTGCTTAAGATAACTTCTCCCGGAGTCCCGGATATTTATCAGGGGAATGAAATATGGAGTTTTTGCCTCGTGGACCCTGACAACCGCATGCCCGTTGATTATGGCCTGCGAATGAGCATGTTGGAAGAATTAAAAGAGCAGGAAACAAGCGGCGGAATACAGGCCCTTATTACAAATATGATGAGAAACAGGGAAAAGGGCTTGATAAAACTGTATGTTACCCACAAGGCGCTTACCTTCCGGAAAGAGAACAGAGAACTGTTTGAAACCGGGAATTATACGCCCCTTGAGGCTGCGGGAACAAAAGAAAATAATGTATGTGCATATGCAAGAAACAGCAACACCAAAACCGCGATTGTCGTCGCACCCCGGTTCATGACGCAAATTCTTTCCCATCCGGAAGAATTGCCCTTTGGAAAGGACGTGTGGGAGGATACCTTTCTTTCCCTCCCTTTTGAAGATAACGCAGCAGGATACCAAAACATTTTTACAGGAGAGGTTGCTAAGACAACTATTCATAATAATGCAAAAGGCATATTCCTTTCAGAAATATTTACCACCTTTCCGGTGGCCCTGATGGAAAGAATTTGTTAA
- a CDS encoding DUF3536 domain-containing protein, giving the protein MERYICIHGHFYQPPRENPWLEDVELQDSAYPYHDWNERITAECYAPNAASSILDVDGRIVDIVNIYSKISFNFGPTLLSWMEKHKPGVYQAILEADKLSREHFSGHGSALAQIYNHMIMPLANKRDKYTQVIWGLRDFQSRFGRDAEGMWLPETAVNTKTLEVLVELGIKFTILAPRQAQKMKRMESHAWKDMGNGEIDPTTPYLCRLPSGRSICIFFYDGPISQDLAFGGLLENGENFATRLLSAFTENRDWPQLVHIATDGETYGHHHFKGDMALAYCLYHIESKNLAKITNYGEYLEKHPPKFEAEIKENTSWSCIHGIERWKNNCGCCSGSHPGWTQEWRTPLRATMNALRDKLAAIYEAEAGKYFKDPWVTRNAYIEIILNRKENAVRSFIEKQTITAPTKEEITKILKLLEIQRNAMLMYTSCGWFFDEISGIETVQIIKYAARAIHLAEEISDSAIETEYRALLKNIKSNVPKYENGDRIYELFVMPSKIDLFHVCAHYAISSLFEDIREKAPSYCYSVTTEKYEQRYAGRVKLALGKMHIVSTITWEEVETVFAALHLGDHNVNGGVKCFTTEQELLHMFQEIGNIFDRGEISEVIRLMNNYFGAHSYSLWHLFTDRKRMILDQILQSTMKEIEVSFRMIYKNNYSLLNFLHYLQTPPPRPLFLTAEYTVNRDLINIFSLEEEMNLEKLENLINEAKRWSFAIDKNATGFAANVWINSHMERLRKKPSDISLVEEIDAVIKLLNSLSVKLDLWEAQNIYFHIGKNIYHTMKEKSLTEDPRFRRWEEAFKKLGYYLGVKVS; this is encoded by the coding sequence ATGGAAAGATATATTTGTATTCACGGCCATTTTTATCAACCGCCAAGAGAAAATCCCTGGCTGGAAGATGTGGAACTTCAGGATTCGGCATATCCCTATCATGACTGGAATGAGAGAATAACCGCCGAGTGTTATGCACCGAATGCTGCTTCGAGCATTCTCGACGTTGACGGAAGAATAGTAGATATCGTAAATATATATTCAAAGATAAGCTTTAACTTCGGCCCTACCCTGCTTTCATGGATGGAAAAGCATAAACCAGGCGTTTACCAGGCAATTCTTGAAGCTGACAAATTGAGCCGTGAACATTTTTCCGGGCATGGCTCAGCTTTGGCTCAAATATACAACCACATGATCATGCCACTTGCCAATAAAAGAGACAAGTATACGCAGGTTATATGGGGACTAAGGGATTTTCAATCAAGATTCGGAAGAGATGCGGAAGGCATGTGGCTTCCGGAAACTGCCGTAAATACCAAAACCCTTGAGGTACTGGTGGAACTGGGAATAAAATTCACCATACTGGCGCCCCGCCAGGCCCAGAAAATGAAAAGAATGGAGAGCCATGCTTGGAAAGATATGGGAAACGGGGAAATAGACCCTACAACACCCTATCTTTGCAGACTCCCCTCAGGACGAAGCATTTGCATCTTTTTTTACGACGGGCCTATTTCACAGGACCTCGCATTTGGCGGTTTGCTGGAAAATGGAGAAAATTTCGCAACTCGATTGCTTTCCGCATTTACCGAAAACAGGGACTGGCCTCAGCTTGTGCATATTGCAACAGATGGCGAAACATACGGACATCACCATTTTAAAGGGGATATGGCGCTTGCGTACTGCCTATATCATATAGAGTCAAAAAATCTGGCGAAAATTACAAATTATGGGGAGTATCTCGAGAAACATCCGCCAAAATTCGAGGCGGAAATAAAAGAAAATACTTCATGGAGCTGTATTCACGGAATTGAAAGATGGAAAAATAATTGCGGATGTTGTTCCGGCAGCCATCCAGGCTGGACACAGGAATGGCGCACACCTCTTAGGGCTACTATGAATGCCCTGAGAGACAAACTGGCAGCCATTTATGAAGCAGAAGCCGGCAAATATTTTAAAGACCCATGGGTTACGAGGAATGCCTATATTGAAATTATCCTGAACAGAAAGGAAAATGCGGTTCGCAGTTTTATCGAAAAGCAAACAATTACGGCGCCTACAAAAGAAGAAATAACAAAAATCCTGAAACTCCTTGAAATACAGCGGAATGCCATGCTGATGTACACCAGTTGCGGATGGTTTTTCGATGAGATTTCCGGCATTGAAACAGTGCAGATTATCAAGTATGCCGCAAGGGCAATTCATCTCGCAGAAGAAATTTCAGACTCCGCCATTGAGACGGAATACCGTGCGCTTTTAAAAAACATAAAGAGCAATGTGCCAAAATACGAAAACGGCGACAGAATATATGAATTATTTGTAATGCCCAGCAAAATAGACCTTTTTCATGTATGCGCCCACTATGCAATTTCCTCCCTTTTTGAAGATATTCGGGAAAAAGCGCCAAGTTATTGTTATTCTGTAACAACCGAAAAATATGAACAGCGGTACGCGGGGAGAGTAAAACTCGCTTTAGGGAAAATGCATATAGTATCAACCATCACATGGGAGGAGGTGGAGACAGTGTTCGCAGCGCTCCATTTAGGCGACCATAATGTAAATGGTGGCGTAAAATGTTTTACCACTGAACAGGAATTATTACACATGTTTCAGGAGATCGGGAATATTTTTGACAGAGGTGAAATCTCAGAAGTTATAAGACTTATGAACAACTATTTTGGCGCCCATAGCTATTCTCTGTGGCATCTGTTTACAGACAGGAAAAGGATGATTTTAGATCAAATCCTGCAATCCACAATGAAGGAAATAGAAGTTTCATTCAGGATGATTTATAAAAACAATTATTCCTTGCTGAATTTTCTCCATTATCTGCAGACCCCCCCGCCTCGTCCACTTTTTTTAACTGCAGAATATACGGTAAATAGAGATTTAATAAATATTTTTTCCCTAGAAGAAGAAATGAATCTTGAAAAACTTGAAAACCTCATCAACGAAGCAAAACGCTGGTCATTTGCCATTGATAAAAATGCCACTGGCTTTGCGGCAAATGTATGGATAAACTCACACATGGAACGGTTACGAAAGAAACCAAGCGATATCAGTCTTGTTGAGGAAATCGACGCCGTGATAAAACTATTAAACTCTCTCTCCGTAAAGCTGGACCTGTGGGAGGCGCAAAATATTTATTTCCATATCGGAAAAAACATTTATCACACAATGAAAGAAAAGTCATTAACCGAAGACCCTCGTTTTAGAAGATGGGAAGAGGCATTTAAAAAACTGGGATATTATCTTGGGGTGAAGGTGTCATAG